Proteins encoded in a region of the Paenibacillus sp. E222 genome:
- a CDS encoding rhamnogalacturonan lyase, producing the protein MPLAAKMLSSALSVALLVAGTAGASGAAASSDNSTAEASVQSHKGGSSLKDIQLEYLDRGLVAASTSEGVFLSWRLLGDEATGYSDKGLTGTDFNVYRDGKKIATVTDSTNYVDSAGKSSSRYEVAAVSKKGKESKRSASVKPWANGYVDIPLQKPADGVTPVGEAYSYSANDMSVGDVDGDGQYEFFVKWDPSNSKDVSQKGYTGKTYVDCYTLDGQLLYRIDLGVNIRSGAHYTQMLVYDFDGDGKAEMMFKTAPGTKIIKYNKKGKVTSEKYITLPKQDRKAGYSNEDDYRLSAEGYYDHVVDMFKNWHKHEEVVKGNWPATLEEAFGIAKKYNYPLSQKDAESLADYFIDVYAPSRSDKNELRKFEGFIVDGPEYVTVFEGESGKELETIPYEPGRQDDGLMWGDYAMARIEPGNRVDRFLAGVAYLDGKKPSAIFARGYYTRSTMVTYNWDGKKLKREWKVDSGWTPMKNPFNDGPHGVDGTDPVYGSITTQGAHYFSVADVDGDGKQEIVYGSATIDHDGSVLYSSKDLMPAESAAPGTIARLGHGDALHVADIDPDRPGLEIFMVHEGGPWAPYGYSLRDAKTGEVIYGGYTGKDTGRGMIGDVDPTRRGLETWAVGLWTASGEKISDKAPGTNMNIRWAADMTTQIVDGAINVTPAIKDWNRGTLLTATGTLTNNYTKGTPSLVADIFGDWREEMLVRTEDSSAIRIYLSTEKTDRKLYTLMHDAMYRVGIAGQNSGYNQPSYPSFYMASDIDWSKVTLPKFHTPKSGKGEK; encoded by the coding sequence ATGCCGCTTGCAGCCAAAATGCTGTCTTCGGCACTAAGCGTTGCTTTGCTCGTTGCGGGAACAGCGGGTGCGAGCGGAGCAGCAGCTTCCAGTGATAACAGCACGGCTGAGGCCAGCGTGCAGTCACATAAGGGAGGGAGTTCTTTGAAAGACATTCAGCTTGAGTATCTTGATCGCGGTCTGGTTGCGGCGTCTACTTCGGAGGGTGTTTTTCTCAGTTGGAGATTGCTTGGTGACGAGGCCACAGGGTATAGCGATAAAGGTCTGACAGGCACGGATTTCAACGTATATCGGGATGGCAAGAAGATTGCGACGGTTACCGACAGCACTAACTATGTTGATTCCGCAGGCAAATCATCGTCCCGTTATGAAGTGGCAGCGGTAAGCAAGAAGGGCAAGGAGAGCAAGCGCAGTGCATCCGTCAAACCTTGGGCGAACGGCTACGTCGATATTCCTTTGCAAAAACCGGCCGATGGTGTGACGCCTGTCGGAGAAGCCTACTCGTATTCTGCGAATGACATGAGTGTGGGCGATGTGGACGGGGACGGACAGTATGAGTTTTTTGTAAAATGGGACCCTTCCAACTCCAAGGATGTCTCGCAAAAAGGCTACACCGGTAAAACGTACGTGGATTGTTACACGCTGGACGGACAATTGTTGTACCGGATCGATCTCGGGGTTAATATCCGTTCGGGTGCTCATTATACACAGATGCTCGTTTATGATTTTGACGGGGATGGCAAGGCTGAGATGATGTTCAAGACCGCACCGGGAACCAAGATAATCAAATATAACAAAAAAGGAAAGGTCACTTCCGAGAAATACATCACCCTTCCGAAGCAGGATCGCAAGGCAGGATACTCCAACGAAGATGATTACCGGTTAAGTGCAGAAGGCTACTATGATCATGTCGTGGATATGTTCAAGAACTGGCATAAACATGAAGAGGTCGTGAAAGGCAACTGGCCTGCTACGTTGGAGGAAGCTTTTGGGATTGCCAAAAAGTATAACTATCCATTGTCTCAGAAGGATGCTGAGAGTTTGGCCGATTACTTCATCGATGTGTATGCACCAAGCCGCAGTGACAAGAATGAGCTGCGCAAGTTCGAAGGTTTTATCGTGGATGGACCTGAGTATGTAACGGTGTTCGAAGGAGAGTCGGGCAAAGAGCTGGAGACCATTCCTTATGAGCCGGGACGGCAGGATGATGGGTTGATGTGGGGCGATTACGCAATGGCGCGTATTGAACCAGGCAACCGGGTAGATCGTTTTCTGGCAGGCGTGGCATATCTGGACGGGAAGAAACCGTCTGCGATCTTTGCACGCGGGTACTACACACGTTCCACCATGGTCACCTATAACTGGGATGGCAAAAAGCTCAAGCGTGAATGGAAAGTGGACAGTGGATGGACACCCATGAAGAACCCGTTCAATGACGGTCCGCATGGGGTGGACGGTACAGACCCGGTGTATGGCTCCATTACAACGCAAGGCGCGCACTATTTCAGTGTCGCTGATGTGGATGGAGACGGTAAACAGGAGATTGTGTACGGCTCGGCCACGATTGATCATGATGGCAGTGTGCTGTACAGCTCCAAGGACCTGATGCCTGCGGAGAGTGCTGCTCCGGGAACGATCGCACGTCTGGGCCACGGGGATGCGCTTCATGTAGCGGATATTGATCCGGATCGTCCGGGGCTGGAGATCTTCATGGTGCATGAGGGTGGTCCTTGGGCGCCATACGGATATTCCCTGCGAGATGCGAAGACTGGGGAAGTGATCTATGGCGGATATACGGGCAAAGACACTGGACGCGGCATGATCGGTGATGTGGACCCGACCCGCCGCGGGTTGGAGACATGGGCGGTAGGATTGTGGACAGCCAGCGGTGAGAAAATAAGCGATAAAGCCCCTGGCACAAATATGAATATACGATGGGCCGCCGATATGACAACACAGATCGTAGACGGTGCCATCAATGTCACGCCTGCGATTAAAGATTGGAATCGGGGTACGCTGTTGACCGCGACCGGCACGTTGACCAACAATTATACCAAAGGTACGCCATCTCTCGTAGCGGATATCTTCGGGGACTGGCGGGAAGAAATGCTGGTGAGAACTGAGGACAGCTCGGCGATCCGCATCTACCTG
- a CDS encoding glycoside hydrolase family 6 protein, giving the protein MTRSKTLSKGGKVLRRSVKQMLAATLLAAGIFPGMAPGVTQAAEAHVDNPFVGATSYLNQDYSALVDTSIALTSDAALKAKMETVKSYPTAVWIDRIAAINGGTDNAGRKSVEQHLDAALAQKKAGTPITASFVIYNLPGRDCHALASNGELPLTQAALQTYKTDYIDVIADIFADPKYQDIRIIAVIEPDSLPNLVTNLSTPACGQASSTGIYEAGVKYALDKLHAIPNVYNYLDIGHSGWLGWDNNRSAAVALYTSVVQGTAAGLNSADGFITNTANTTPLGEPNLSNPDLNIGGQPIKSAKFYEWNPYFDETDFTAALYADFVQAGWPSSTGFLIDTSRNGWGGVNRPASATGSNINDYVNSGRVDRREHRGNWCNASGAGIGEAPKAAPGPAHLDAYVWVKPPGESDGSSSEIPNNEGKGFDRMCDPTFTTRDGVLTGALPNAPVSGHWFHDQFVMLVQNAFPVLPASNNGGGETTAPAAPAALTVTAGNAQVSLSWTASAGATSYNVKRALSASGPFTTVAANVSGTSYANTGLTNGTTYYYVVSAVNAVGESANSTVKSAVPVAGATAPAAPTALTATAGNAQISLSWAASAGATGYNVKRALSASGPFTTVAAGVSGTSYTNTGLTNGTTYHYVVSAVNAAGESANSAAASATPQSVVVPTSDLVLQYRAGDTNALDSQIKPYFNIKNLGSTAVNLSDLKIRYYFSKEGSAAMDSAIDYAQVGGANIQRTFTDSYVELSFTSGAGSIQAGGQTGDIQLRMYKTDWSNFDESNDYSFDPTKTSYQDWNKVTLYKGDTLVWGIEP; this is encoded by the coding sequence ATGACAAGATCGAAAACCTTATCGAAAGGCGGAAAGGTGCTTCGCAGAAGTGTAAAACAAATGCTGGCAGCAACGCTGCTCGCGGCAGGGATTTTCCCGGGCATGGCTCCAGGAGTAACTCAGGCGGCTGAAGCCCATGTGGATAATCCGTTTGTCGGAGCTACATCGTATTTAAACCAGGATTATTCCGCTCTCGTAGATACGTCCATCGCTCTCACCAGTGATGCAGCGCTAAAAGCCAAGATGGAAACGGTCAAATCCTATCCAACAGCAGTCTGGATCGACCGTATTGCCGCCATTAATGGTGGAACAGACAATGCCGGACGCAAAAGTGTGGAGCAGCATCTGGATGCCGCCTTGGCGCAAAAGAAGGCAGGTACTCCCATTACCGCTTCATTCGTTATTTACAACTTGCCTGGGCGGGATTGTCATGCACTGGCCTCCAATGGTGAACTTCCACTAACACAGGCGGCCCTGCAGACGTATAAAACGGATTATATTGATGTGATCGCAGATATCTTCGCAGATCCGAAGTATCAAGATATTCGCATTATTGCAGTCATTGAACCGGACAGTCTGCCTAACCTTGTGACCAACCTGAGTACACCAGCTTGTGGCCAAGCCAGTTCAACAGGTATCTATGAGGCGGGTGTGAAGTATGCACTGGACAAGCTGCACGCCATTCCGAATGTGTACAACTATCTGGATATCGGCCACTCCGGCTGGCTTGGGTGGGATAACAACCGTTCTGCAGCAGTCGCGCTGTATACAAGTGTTGTGCAAGGGACAGCTGCAGGTCTGAACAGTGCGGATGGCTTCATTACGAATACAGCGAACACGACACCGCTGGGAGAGCCGAACCTGTCCAACCCGGATCTCAATATCGGTGGACAACCGATTAAATCCGCCAAGTTCTATGAGTGGAATCCTTATTTTGACGAAACCGATTTCACCGCTGCGCTGTATGCCGATTTCGTACAAGCTGGCTGGCCAAGCAGCACAGGTTTCCTGATTGATACCAGCCGGAATGGTTGGGGCGGGGTTAACCGTCCTGCATCGGCTACGGGCAGCAACATCAACGATTATGTGAATTCCGGACGTGTAGATCGCCGGGAGCATCGGGGGAACTGGTGTAATGCCAGTGGAGCAGGCATAGGTGAAGCACCGAAGGCAGCACCAGGACCAGCTCATCTGGATGCATATGTGTGGGTCAAGCCTCCGGGTGAATCCGACGGTTCCAGTTCGGAAATTCCGAACAATGAAGGCAAGGGCTTTGACCGGATGTGTGATCCTACCTTTACAACTCGTGATGGTGTGTTGACGGGTGCACTGCCTAACGCTCCGGTATCTGGCCACTGGTTCCATGATCAATTCGTCATGCTGGTGCAAAATGCATTCCCTGTTCTTCCGGCCAGCAATAATGGAGGTGGAGAAACGACGGCTCCAGCAGCTCCGGCAGCACTGACTGTGACTGCAGGCAACGCACAGGTTTCCCTGAGCTGGACGGCTTCCGCAGGAGCGACGAGCTATAACGTGAAGCGGGCGCTGAGTGCTTCTGGTCCATTCACAACCGTTGCTGCCAATGTGAGCGGCACATCGTATGCCAATACAGGCTTGACGAACGGGACAACCTACTATTATGTGGTTAGCGCCGTGAATGCCGTGGGTGAAAGTGCAAACTCGACTGTAAAAAGTGCTGTGCCGGTTGCAGGCGCGACTGCTCCTGCCGCACCAACAGCGCTGACAGCTACGGCAGGCAATGCTCAAATCAGCTTGTCCTGGGCGGCTTCGGCAGGAGCGACAGGTTATAACGTGAAACGAGCGTTGAGTGCATCGGGTCCCTTCACTACGGTTGCTGCTGGCGTGAGCGGCACATCCTACACGAATACAGGTCTGACCAATGGAACGACCTATCATTATGTGGTTAGTGCCGTGAACGCTGCCGGGGAAAGTGCCAATTCTGCGGCAGCTTCTGCAACACCGCAAAGTGTAGTTGTTCCGACCAGTGATCTGGTTCTGCAATATCGTGCGGGAGATACCAATGCTCTGGATAGCCAGATCAAACCGTATTTCAACATCAAAAACCTGGGCAGCACCGCTGTGAATCTGAGTGACTTGAAGATCCGGTATTACTTCTCCAAAGAAGGCTCTGCTGCAATGGATTCTGCTATCGATTACGCTCAAGTTGGTGGAGCCAACATCCAGCGCACATTCACCGACTCCTATGTGGAACTGAGTTTCACATCTGGCGCTGGCAGCATTCAGGCTGGTGGACAGACTGGAGACATCCAGCTTCGGATGTACAAAACAGACTGGTCCAACTTTGACGAGAGTAATGATTACTCCTTCGATCCAACCAAAACATCCTATCAGGATTGGAACAAGGTGACCCTTTACAAAGGCGATACTCTGGTCTGGGGCATTGAGCCTTAA
- a CDS encoding efflux RND transporter periplasmic adaptor subunit, whose translation MIGLLAGAGYFLYQQYKPVPEAPIEAPQPITFEVTQETITQEIQVKGKSAYAKQTDVYAPFASKIKQWNVENGEPIHKGAVMFSLDSKALQTEVQQLETDIEKSRLEAQLNEIGLTQGEGPEQLGVTEEERKKAFAERETKRLTNEMNKESIAVKEQEVQAKKAVIGLSTVYAPVSGVFLMNDTETKTRMVGEGQYVGTIVDTGKLQFVATISEQELFKIQTGMPVSVHMTGNKEVPLTGKVSKIARFAKKGTETDLKQPSQFEIVIDLKPNAKLIGGLSLEGKIETLRKEKATVVPTLAVMRDQDTAYVMLDQGNGQYAQQSIQTGIETDDKTEVLNGLKPGDIVVLP comes from the coding sequence ATGATCGGACTTCTCGCAGGCGCTGGATACTTTCTGTACCAGCAATATAAACCGGTACCCGAAGCGCCCATCGAGGCCCCGCAGCCCATCACATTTGAAGTCACACAGGAGACGATTACGCAGGAAATTCAGGTCAAAGGCAAGTCGGCCTATGCCAAACAGACGGATGTCTACGCTCCTTTTGCCTCGAAAATAAAGCAGTGGAATGTGGAGAACGGGGAGCCCATTCACAAGGGAGCGGTCATGTTCTCGCTTGATTCGAAAGCATTGCAGACGGAAGTGCAGCAGTTGGAGACCGATATTGAGAAATCGAGGCTGGAAGCTCAACTGAATGAGATTGGTCTTACTCAGGGTGAAGGTCCCGAGCAATTGGGGGTTACCGAGGAAGAACGGAAGAAAGCCTTCGCCGAGCGGGAAACAAAACGACTGACCAACGAAATGAACAAGGAATCCATCGCTGTAAAGGAGCAGGAGGTTCAGGCCAAGAAAGCGGTGATTGGTTTATCGACCGTGTACGCGCCGGTATCCGGTGTATTTCTGATGAACGATACGGAGACGAAGACACGGATGGTGGGCGAAGGTCAGTATGTGGGTACCATTGTGGACACGGGCAAACTACAATTTGTGGCGACCATTAGCGAGCAGGAGCTATTCAAAATCCAAACAGGCATGCCTGTAAGCGTACATATGACGGGCAATAAGGAGGTTCCGTTAACCGGAAAGGTCAGCAAAATCGCCAGGTTTGCCAAAAAGGGAACGGAAACAGATCTGAAGCAGCCCTCCCAATTCGAAATTGTCATTGATCTGAAGCCAAACGCCAAGCTGATCGGTGGATTGAGTCTGGAAGGCAAGATTGAAACGCTGCGCAAGGAGAAAGCGACGGTCGTTCCCACGCTGGCGGTCATGCGAGATCAGGATACGGCATATGTAATGCTGGATCAGGGCAACGGGCAGTATGCACAGCAGAGTATTCAAACAGGCATCGAGACAGATGACAAGACCGAAGTACTGAACGGTTTGAAACCGGGAGATATTGTGGTGCTTCCATAA
- a CDS encoding ABC transporter permease, translating into MRVLDVLRMSWGQIVRRKVVTLLCMIGLSIGCAAMIIALSVGQSVQVYGEKTLNENYKMDEITVSPNEGIGSGGSNGQTPTFERGALTARKIDIIASLPHVVAVAPMLKLDMLEMSTLDGKSSNVEVIGTELGSLSRFGYRFDKGGASGISGAAIVNYGATFGLVDAEVIRELNNKLMEDSFNDEFLQQYMTLMSTQTELFQAQFNLKYQDMNDSSKAKTSSPLRVTGVLKVPAGMSENNAMYDKKVYVSLETARMLAEQFQSSQAQAAAAGRLNSALVKVEDKKYVAQVQAQIKKLTLMTDSNLYQEQAMKEQLGMYQKAAMGIGIFVMLLASLSIIVAMIMSTHQRRKQIGVMKVLGANLWQIRQMFITEAAVLGVLGGIVGVFIAYGAIQGVNGLLQGQISMEASTPLQVIIQTSALPAGIAFAVLTGVLSGIYPAISASRTNALQVIKSA; encoded by the coding sequence GTGAGAGTTCTGGATGTGTTGCGAATGTCATGGGGACAGATTGTGCGCAGGAAGGTGGTTACTCTACTGTGCATGATTGGTCTGTCCATCGGCTGTGCGGCCATGATTATCGCATTAAGTGTGGGGCAGTCGGTACAAGTCTATGGTGAAAAAACGTTAAACGAGAATTACAAAATGGATGAGATTACGGTGTCTCCCAATGAGGGAATCGGTTCGGGCGGAAGCAATGGGCAGACGCCCACCTTCGAACGAGGAGCGCTAACGGCTCGAAAAATCGATATTATTGCCAGCCTTCCGCATGTTGTCGCCGTTGCTCCGATGCTGAAGCTGGATATGCTGGAGATGTCTACATTGGATGGCAAAAGCTCCAATGTGGAAGTCATCGGTACAGAGCTTGGATCATTGAGTCGTTTTGGCTACCGTTTTGACAAAGGCGGGGCATCGGGGATCAGCGGAGCCGCTATTGTGAATTACGGTGCAACCTTCGGGCTTGTAGACGCCGAGGTGATACGCGAACTGAACAACAAGCTCATGGAGGATTCGTTTAATGACGAGTTTCTACAGCAGTATATGACGTTGATGTCTACCCAAACCGAGCTGTTTCAGGCACAGTTTAACCTGAAATATCAGGACATGAATGATTCGTCCAAAGCCAAAACAAGTTCGCCTTTGCGAGTGACGGGTGTGCTGAAGGTGCCTGCCGGCATGAGTGAGAACAATGCCATGTATGACAAAAAGGTCTATGTTTCCCTCGAAACCGCACGGATGCTCGCCGAACAGTTCCAGAGCAGTCAGGCACAGGCCGCCGCAGCAGGACGGTTGAACTCGGCGCTCGTGAAGGTGGAGGACAAAAAGTATGTGGCACAGGTGCAGGCGCAGATTAAGAAGCTGACACTGATGACAGACAGCAATCTGTATCAGGAGCAGGCGATGAAGGAGCAGCTCGGCATGTATCAGAAGGCTGCTATGGGCATTGGCATATTCGTCATGCTGCTGGCTTCGCTGTCCATTATCGTTGCAATGATCATGTCCACGCATCAGCGCCGCAAACAGATTGGCGTCATGAAGGTGCTGGGAGCTAATCTGTGGCAGATCAGACAGATGTTCATTACTGAAGCTGCTGTACTTGGAGTGTTGGGCGGCATTGTGGGTGTCTTCATCGCTTACGGAGCCATCCAGGGGGTCAATGGACTGCTCCAAGGGCAAATTTCGATGGAGGCAAGTACACCTCTTCAAGTAATTATTCAGACGTCGGCCCTGCCTGCTGGTATAGCGTTTGCGGTGTTAACCGGAGTACTCTCGGGAATCTATCCAGCGATTAGCGCCTCACGTACAAATGCGTTGCAGGTGATTAAATCGGCATAA
- a CDS encoding ABC transporter ATP-binding protein produces the protein MLRVEQVSHTFRNTQGTVPVLQDINISVGKGEMVALLGSSGSGKSTLLHLMAGLMKPDTGQILIADQDIVRMSENRLAEFRRTHIGFIFQAYELLANLTIRENVELPLVFQGIHPSQRKQKAMHLLEQVGLVDKSELFPSQLSGGQQQRVSIARSLITEPSVIFADEPTGNLDTRTEEEIISILQQLNREMHTTFVIVTHEAEVAEQMQVVITLQDGCLVESGPSKAIEQGERL, from the coding sequence ATGCTGCGAGTAGAACAGGTGTCACACACATTCCGCAATACACAAGGGACTGTTCCCGTGTTGCAGGACATTAACATATCCGTGGGTAAGGGTGAGATGGTTGCACTGCTGGGAAGCTCCGGTTCAGGCAAATCGACGTTATTGCATCTGATGGCAGGTCTGATGAAGCCCGACACAGGCCAGATCCTTATTGCAGATCAGGATATTGTACGTATGAGTGAGAACCGACTGGCGGAATTTCGCCGGACACATATTGGCTTTATTTTTCAGGCGTATGAGCTGCTGGCGAACCTGACCATTCGGGAAAATGTGGAGCTGCCGCTCGTATTTCAGGGCATTCACCCATCACAGCGTAAGCAAAAGGCGATGCACCTGCTGGAACAGGTTGGCCTTGTCGACAAGTCCGAATTATTCCCTTCCCAGCTATCGGGAGGGCAGCAGCAGCGTGTCAGCATTGCGCGTTCACTGATTACGGAGCCGTCCGTCATATTCGCGGACGAGCCTACCGGGAATCTGGATACACGAACGGAGGAAGAGATTATTTCCATTTTGCAACAGCTGAATCGGGAGATGCATACAACATTCGTTATTGTCACGCATGAGGCTGAAGTGGCGGAGCAGATGCAGGTTGTCATTACATTGCAGGACGGATGCTTGGTGGAAAGTGGCCCGTCCAAGGCAATAGAGCAAGGAGAGCGGTTGTGA
- a CDS encoding HAMP domain-containing sensor histidine kinase, whose protein sequence is MKWTIQFKMVVLFSVIVFIGFSALLIISNKVGEENMYREVQEDMVQSKKNLDIALNQYFLIHNKRISEDSLGTGNRDLAEQIGSAVGGKVRVYRSDGNPFSSTGAEAKLAAAQTSDLQAAMKSKIAYTTVVDKGRVTGNLSFPVLSEGSILGIIQLERDYTDLFKRHLRFQNTIKGFAAVIFVFVFIGSVFISRQITKPIRVLTKRSAEVAQGSLNADIHISTKDEIGELASSFTVMIARVKEQIDVIERERDEVKHLQARNKVFFDNVTHELKTPLTTILGYAQILRDNGFTDQAFFDKGLKYIINESQRLNVMVADILEVTVSSTPIQTFRFERVNVSNIIREACEDMSIKAGKYNIGIRYELEELLYVQGDWNKLKEVFLNVLDNSVKYGNVNSIIQVQSFRLGDSVAILIRDEGEGIPEEALKHVFEPFYRDNGMNRTEKGSAGLGLSIVKNTVEQHGGTVEMKSVLNKGTQVNISLPGEWDV, encoded by the coding sequence ATGAAGTGGACGATCCAGTTCAAAATGGTCGTTCTTTTCTCGGTCATCGTATTTATTGGTTTTTCGGCCTTGCTCATTATTTCGAATAAAGTGGGTGAGGAGAACATGTACAGGGAAGTGCAGGAGGACATGGTGCAATCCAAAAAAAATCTGGATATCGCGCTCAATCAATACTTCCTGATTCATAACAAACGGATTAGTGAGGACTCCCTGGGAACAGGAAATCGGGACCTCGCAGAACAGATCGGCTCCGCAGTAGGCGGCAAGGTCAGGGTCTATCGGTCTGATGGCAATCCCTTTAGCAGCACGGGTGCGGAGGCGAAGCTGGCTGCTGCTCAAACCTCTGATCTACAGGCTGCCATGAAATCAAAGATCGCCTATACAACCGTGGTGGACAAAGGCAGAGTAACAGGGAATCTGTCTTTCCCTGTGCTGTCGGAGGGGAGTATCCTTGGCATTATCCAGCTGGAAAGGGATTATACGGATCTATTCAAACGGCATCTGCGCTTTCAGAACACCATCAAGGGCTTTGCAGCCGTCATTTTTGTGTTTGTTTTCATAGGATCTGTCTTTATTTCACGCCAGATTACGAAGCCGATTCGTGTGCTGACAAAACGTTCAGCAGAAGTTGCACAAGGCAGCCTGAATGCAGACATCCACATCTCCACGAAGGATGAGATTGGAGAGCTGGCTTCTAGCTTTACGGTCATGATTGCTCGGGTAAAGGAGCAGATTGACGTGATTGAGAGAGAACGGGATGAGGTCAAGCATTTGCAGGCACGCAACAAGGTTTTTTTTGACAATGTGACGCATGAATTAAAGACACCGCTGACCACGATACTGGGGTATGCCCAGATTCTGCGGGATAATGGATTTACGGATCAAGCGTTCTTCGATAAAGGGTTGAAATATATTATCAACGAGAGCCAACGCCTCAACGTCATGGTTGCGGATATCCTGGAAGTGACCGTATCGTCCACACCGATTCAGACCTTCCGTTTTGAGCGGGTAAATGTATCGAATATTATTCGGGAAGCCTGCGAAGACATGTCCATCAAGGCGGGCAAGTACAATATTGGCATTCGCTATGAACTGGAAGAATTGCTGTATGTCCAGGGGGACTGGAACAAGCTCAAGGAAGTTTTTTTGAATGTGCTGGATAACTCGGTCAAATACGGGAATGTGAATTCCATCATTCAGGTCCAATCGTTTCGGCTGGGAGATTCGGTAGCCATACTGATTCGTGATGAAGGAGAAGGCATTCCGGAGGAAGCGCTGAAGCATGTATTTGAACCCTTTTATCGGGATAACGGGATGAACAGGACAGAGAAGGGAAGCGCCGGGCTGGGCTTGTCAATTGTGAAAAACACGGTGGAGCAGCATGGGGGAACGGTGGAGATGAAGAGTGTATTAAACAAGGGAACACAGGTGAATATCAGTCTGCCTGGAGAATGGGACGTATGA
- a CDS encoding response regulator transcription factor has protein sequence MRAKQILIIEDEESIRDILSYSLRKEGFEMTEAATGREGLDLLRESRPDLILLDLMLPDMSGFDVCRQLSVNSKIPVIMITAKSDMLDKVLGMELGADDYITKPFDIREVVVRIRAIFRRIDLISETLENQSYEVVRLGRHIEIRKDEREVWKDGERAGLTNKEYDLLLYLVNHHRKVHTRSELLDKVWGFDFPGDTRTVDIHIQRIRKKLDSGEQGISLIETVFGVGYKLNIQVHT, from the coding sequence ATGAGAGCGAAACAGATTTTGATTATTGAAGACGAAGAGTCCATTCGCGATATCCTGTCCTATTCTTTGCGCAAGGAAGGATTTGAGATGACCGAAGCAGCAACAGGTAGAGAGGGCCTGGATTTGCTCAGAGAGTCCAGACCAGACTTGATCCTGCTGGACCTGATGCTGCCGGATATGAGCGGATTCGATGTGTGCAGACAACTTTCTGTGAATTCAAAGATTCCCGTGATTATGATAACGGCAAAGTCCGATATGCTGGACAAGGTGCTCGGCATGGAGCTGGGGGCAGACGATTATATTACCAAGCCATTCGACATTCGTGAGGTAGTTGTTCGCATTCGGGCCATTTTCCGTAGGATTGATCTAATCAGCGAGACGCTGGAGAATCAGTCTTATGAAGTGGTGCGGCTTGGCAGACATATTGAGATCCGCAAGGATGAGCGTGAAGTCTGGAAAGATGGGGAACGCGCCGGACTGACCAATAAGGAGTATGATCTGCTCTTATATTTGGTCAACCATCACCGCAAAGTACATACGAGGTCCGAGTTGCTGGATAAAGTATGGGGATTTGATTTTCCCGGAGATACCCGGACGGTAGATATTCATATTCAGCGAATCCGCAAGAAGCTGGATAGTGGGGAGCAGGGGATTTCACTTATCGAGACGGTTTTCGGCGTAGGATACAAACTGAATATTCAGGTGCATACATGA
- a CDS encoding RNA polymerase sigma factor encodes MNKTTIHDAYVNYKSEVTRYLSQIVKNQQDAEDLTQECFIRMMNVSADIPEDRLLYYLKRIARNLAMDTFRKRTRTLRRDSRLEMQTYHCDTSELEISEGVNDLVSVINNTEHRKILELRVIHGYSIKETAQLVNRSEGMIKSSVFHAVNRIRAKVIS; translated from the coding sequence GTGAACAAAACAACCATTCATGATGCTTATGTAAACTATAAATCAGAAGTGACACGGTATCTATCTCAGATCGTCAAAAATCAACAGGATGCAGAGGATCTCACGCAGGAGTGCTTCATTCGAATGATGAATGTATCGGCAGACATTCCGGAAGACCGGCTACTCTACTACCTCAAAAGAATTGCCCGTAACCTCGCCATGGATACATTCCGCAAGCGAACCCGCACACTAAGGCGGGACAGTAGATTGGAGATGCAGACCTATCACTGTGATACCTCCGAGTTGGAGATTTCCGAAGGTGTTAACGACCTTGTGTCGGTCATTAACAATACTGAACATCGCAAAATTCTTGAATTACGCGTGATTCACGGGTACAGCATCAAGGAAACCGCACAGCTCGTCAACCGCAGTGAAGGCATGATCAAATCCTCGGTATTCCATGCCGTCAATCGTATTCGGGCCAAAGTCATCTCATAA